The sequence below is a genomic window from Candidatus Hydrogenedentota bacterium.
CATGGCACGTTCACCGTAAACACGGCCTTACGCGCAACCTGCTGGCGTTGCGGATTGCCCGGTTCCACCAACAGTACGCTGACGCGGACCGCCCTTGGATTGCCCGGGCCGGCCCAACTGTCCTTCCATCCGCCCTCGCTGCCGGCATACTCGACTCGCATCTTCGCCACGCCCTCCGCCACCGTGCGCGTGCGCGGTTGGACCCCCGCGCGAAGCTGCTGTTCCGTACGCACCAGGAGCGATTGTCCGTCTTTGCGCTCGATCTGATATCCCGCGAGTATCGTCGATTTCCCGTTCGGCGTGGGCACTTCGACCGGAATCGTAAAGCGATCGCTCTCCAGCGGATGCCCGTAGAACTTCGGGTCTTGTTCCTCGCCGCCGGTCGCCTGCAGGGCCGTGCCCGCTATTGTAGACGCGACCGCGGACGAAAAGTCACTGCGC
It includes:
- a CDS encoding prepilin-type N-terminal cleavage/methylation domain-containing protein translates to MNRTSRQGFTLIELLVVIAILSVVTTVGTVTLVNLWARWGELKTVIAMDAAAEDIFDEMRSDFSSAVASTIAGTALQATGGEEQDPKFYGHPLESDRFTIPVEVPTPNGKSTILAGYQIERKDGQSLLVRTEQQLRAGVQPRTRTVAEGVAKMRVEYAGSEGGWKDSWAGPGNPRAVRVSVLLVEPGNPQRQQVARKAVFTVNVP